The Synechococcales cyanobacterium T60_A2020_003 genome includes a window with the following:
- a CDS encoding HypC/HybG/HupF family hydrogenase formation chaperone: protein MCLAVPGKLIDISVLDAHSLDAEFDPALQRRGRVSFGGVMKEVSLAYVPEAQIGDYVLVHVGFALSVIDPAEAERTLRDIQMIQTLGTS from the coding sequence ATGTGTTTAGCCGTTCCTGGAAAATTGATTGATATTTCCGTTCTGGATGCTCACTCTCTCGATGCTGAATTCGATCCAGCACTCCAACGGCGAGGGCGCGTGAGCTTTGGCGGCGTGATGAAGGAGGTGAGTTTAGCCTATGTGCCAGAGGCTCAAATTGGTGACTATGTTCTTGTTCATGTTGGCTTTGCCCTGAGTGTGATTGATCCTGCGGAGGCAGAGCGAACGTTGCGGGATATTCAGATGATTCAGACATTGGGTACATCTTGA
- the hypF gene encoding carbamoyltransferase HypF, producing MTALIPRPVQTDSPIQRMRFIIGGTVQGVGFRPFVYQTATRLNLAGWVINSAQGVVLEAEGDANVLQDLIHELHHHSPVHAIIDHIQVEECPVQGESTFQIRESDNDIFATTPSVLILPDLATCPDCQQDITDPQNRRYRYPFTNCTHCGPRFSILTTLPYDRPHTTMAAFTMCPDCAAEYRDPGDRRFHAQPNACAHCGPQLDVWDTSGASLLNPQSQPGNEVITEALKRAVEAIQGGQILALKGLGGFHLIVDACNEAAVQRLRERKHRPDKPLALMYPSVERIREDCIVSDLDAKILTSAEAPIVLLSRNENPETAIAPAVAPHQSRLGVMLPYTPLHHLLLRELYSPVVATSGNRSGEPIVADEGQVVEKLGDIADLFLVHNRAIATPIDDSIVQVVQNQPCILRRARGYAPLPVQHSSWADATQSPPSCSCVLAVGGHFKSAIALSKQHHIFLSHYLGDLDTVETVERFQGAIAHLQHLYQARPTAIACDAHPDYQSTRWAEMLATQWNVPLIRVQHHYAHILSVMVEHGLSAPVLGIAWDGTGYGEDGTIWGGECLEITPTGFNRIAHLKPFPLPGGDAAAREPRRSALGILMACLGDTAFARTDLASLQAFSPAELNTLRSMLHRQVNCPQTSSMGRLFDAIASLLNLCQVNTFEGQAASRLEGAIAPGTHPPYPIDFLHEAQSPIQIDWRPMILGILHDLEQSMSARAIAAKVHHTLVQIILDLAKDYYAQVDRLSIPCPVVLSGGCFQNRVLLEQAITTLRAHRFVPYWSTTIPSNDGGLAAGQILAAWRGLNDSQPTRVIDDPNVKRSWF from the coding sequence ATGACTGCTCTCATCCCCCGCCCTGTCCAAACTGACTCCCCCATTCAACGAATGCGTTTCATCATTGGAGGCACAGTACAGGGCGTGGGGTTTCGTCCCTTTGTCTACCAAACGGCAACTCGGTTAAATCTAGCTGGATGGGTCATCAACAGCGCTCAGGGTGTTGTTCTAGAAGCCGAAGGGGATGCCAACGTTCTGCAAGACTTGATCCACGAACTCCACCACCATTCCCCTGTCCACGCGATTATCGATCACATCCAGGTCGAGGAGTGTCCCGTGCAGGGAGAATCCACGTTTCAAATTCGCGAATCAGACAACGATATCTTTGCGACAACTCCCTCGGTGTTGATTCTGCCCGATCTCGCCACCTGTCCCGACTGTCAGCAGGATATTACCGATCCCCAAAACCGTCGCTACCGCTATCCCTTTACCAACTGCACCCACTGTGGCCCCCGATTTAGCATCCTCACTACCCTGCCCTACGATCGCCCGCACACCACGATGGCCGCCTTTACGATGTGTCCAGATTGCGCGGCTGAATACCGAGATCCGGGCGATCGCCGTTTCCATGCTCAACCGAATGCCTGCGCCCACTGTGGCCCCCAGTTGGATGTGTGGGATACCTCAGGGGCAAGCCTCCTGAATCCCCAATCCCAACCGGGAAACGAAGTCATAACTGAGGCGTTGAAGCGTGCGGTAGAGGCCATCCAAGGTGGACAGATTCTAGCGCTCAAAGGATTAGGTGGATTTCATCTGATCGTGGATGCCTGCAACGAGGCGGCGGTTCAACGGTTGCGAGAGCGCAAGCACCGTCCCGATAAACCCCTTGCCTTGATGTATCCCTCGGTGGAACGGATACGGGAGGACTGTATCGTTTCGGATCTGGATGCCAAGATCTTGACCTCAGCCGAGGCTCCGATTGTGCTGCTGTCTCGCAACGAAAATCCTGAAACAGCGATCGCCCCTGCCGTTGCGCCACATCAGTCTCGGTTGGGCGTGATGCTGCCCTATACGCCTCTGCATCATCTTTTGCTTCGGGAACTTTATAGTCCCGTTGTTGCGACCAGCGGCAATCGGTCTGGCGAACCCATTGTGGCGGATGAGGGACAAGTGGTGGAGAAGCTGGGAGACATTGCCGATCTCTTTTTGGTGCATAATCGGGCGATCGCTACGCCTATTGATGACTCGATTGTGCAAGTGGTTCAGAATCAGCCCTGTATCCTCAGACGGGCACGGGGCTATGCGCCGCTTCCAGTTCAGCATTCCAGTTGGGCCGACGCAACCCAGTCTCCTCCATCATGCTCGTGCGTTCTCGCGGTAGGGGGACACTTCAAAAGTGCGATCGCCCTTTCTAAACAGCATCACATCTTTCTCAGCCATTACCTGGGGGATTTAGACACTGTAGAGACGGTTGAACGATTCCAAGGGGCGATCGCCCATCTCCAACACCTCTACCAGGCTCGTCCCACGGCGATCGCTTGTGATGCCCATCCCGACTACCAATCAACCCGCTGGGCAGAAATGTTAGCCACGCAATGGAACGTTCCGTTAATTCGTGTTCAGCACCATTACGCCCATATCCTATCGGTGATGGTTGAGCATGGCTTATCGGCTCCGGTCTTGGGGATCGCGTGGGATGGCACGGGGTACGGTGAAGACGGCACCATTTGGGGTGGGGAATGTTTAGAAATCACTCCTACGGGATTTAACCGCATTGCCCATCTTAAACCCTTTCCGCTGCCGGGGGGAGATGCTGCCGCTCGGGAACCTCGGCGCTCGGCCTTGGGGATACTGATGGCTTGTCTGGGCGATACCGCCTTTGCAAGGACTGACTTGGCATCCCTCCAAGCCTTTTCACCCGCCGAACTCAATACCCTGCGATCCATGCTCCATCGGCAAGTGAATTGTCCCCAAACCTCCAGCATGGGTCGTTTATTTGATGCGATCGCTTCTCTGTTGAACCTATGTCAAGTCAACACCTTTGAGGGACAGGCCGCATCGCGGTTAGAAGGGGCGATCGCCCCAGGAACCCATCCCCCCTACCCCATCGATTTTCTCCACGAGGCTCAATCTCCTATCCAGATCGACTGGCGACCGATGATCCTAGGGATTCTGCACGACCTAGAACAGTCGATGTCAGCCCGTGCGATCGCGGCAAAAGTCCACCATACGCTAGTTCAAATCATTCTTGATCTTGCGAAGGACTATTATGCCCAGGTTGATCGTCTATCTATACCGTGCCCTGTCGTATTGAGCGGTGGCTGTTTTCAAAATCGAGTTTTACTAGAACAGGCGATTACAACCCTGCGGGCACATCGATTTGTCCCCTACTGGTCAACAACGATTCCAAGTAATGATGGAGGGTTGGCTGCTGGACAAATTCTAGCCGCATGGCGAGGCTTGAATGATTCTCAGCCAACTCGCGTCATCGACGATCCGAATGTCAAGCGTTCATGGTTCTAA
- the hypB gene encoding hydrogenase nickel incorporation protein HypB encodes MCGTCGCDPNLTVEHGHDHGDHPKQTLDLHASIFAKNDHIAAHNRDHFQAKQLLVMNLLSSPGAGKTALLERMQQDWRDRAIATPDSALRMGVIVGDLATENDAQRLQQVGLPAIQITTGTVCHLDAAMIRHAVTHLDLDALNVLIIENVGNLVCPAAYDLGEGLRVALLSVTEGEDKPLKYPVLFKSADVVLITKIDLAEATGFDRARAIASIEKVAPHATRFEISTRTGQGMAAWYEYLMNQLPSPLAIVSPTHAHPDQDHTFATQIN; translated from the coding sequence ATGTGTGGAACTTGTGGCTGTGATCCTAACTTAACCGTAGAGCATGGGCATGATCATGGGGATCATCCCAAACAAACCCTTGATCTCCATGCGTCTATCTTTGCAAAAAACGATCACATCGCTGCCCATAACCGGGATCACTTCCAGGCTAAACAGCTCCTGGTGATGAACCTGCTCTCATCCCCGGGAGCCGGAAAGACGGCACTCCTCGAACGGATGCAGCAGGATTGGCGCGATCGCGCGATCGCCACTCCAGATTCGGCCTTGCGAATGGGGGTGATTGTGGGGGATCTCGCTACTGAAAACGATGCCCAGCGTCTGCAACAGGTGGGCTTGCCCGCCATTCAAATCACCACCGGAACCGTTTGCCACCTCGATGCAGCCATGATTCGTCATGCCGTCACCCATCTCGATTTGGATGCGCTTAATGTACTGATCATCGAGAACGTCGGCAACCTCGTCTGTCCGGCGGCTTACGATTTGGGTGAAGGTCTGCGGGTTGCGCTGCTGTCGGTGACGGAAGGAGAGGATAAACCCCTCAAATATCCGGTGCTGTTCAAATCTGCCGATGTTGTTTTAATCACCAAAATAGATTTGGCTGAAGCAACTGGATTTGACCGGGCACGGGCGATCGCCAGTATCGAAAAAGTGGCTCCCCACGCCACTCGATTTGAGATCTCGACCCGTACAGGGCAGGGAATGGCGGCCTGGTACGAGTATTTGATGAACCAACTTCCGTCACCACTGGCGATCGTTTCCCCTACGCACGCGCACCCGGATCAAGATCACACCTTCGCAACTCAGATTAATTAG
- a CDS encoding dihydroorotate dehydrogenase-like protein, giving the protein MDLSTTYLGLNLRSPLVVGAAAPLTEDLKNIRHFEDAGAGAIVLHSLFEEQIRQDQLEHHHYIEHGTESFAEALTYMPEPHLFPVGPDAYLQHVQKAKELVDIPIIASLNGSTPGGWVDYARQIEQAGADALELNIYFVPTDIDIIGSSVEQRYIDILQAVKAAVTIPVAVKLSPYFSNLAYMANRLSEAGANSLVLFNRFYQPDIDIEELDVYPHVLLSTPYDMRLPMRWIAILHGRINADFAASGGIQKGPDVVRMLMAGANVTLIVGALLRHGIDHLREIERELRVWMEDNDYASVQDMRGIMSQLKCPNPSEFERVHYMKAIQTYHPTWSNSVGISHFFG; this is encoded by the coding sequence ATGGATTTGTCAACGACCTATCTCGGTCTAAATCTGCGATCGCCTTTAGTGGTAGGTGCCGCCGCTCCACTAACTGAGGATCTTAAAAACATTCGTCACTTCGAGGATGCAGGCGCAGGTGCGATCGTTCTTCACTCTCTGTTTGAAGAACAAATCCGCCAAGATCAGTTGGAACATCACCACTATATCGAGCACGGCACCGAAAGCTTTGCGGAAGCGCTGACCTATATGCCGGAACCCCATCTTTTCCCAGTGGGGCCGGATGCCTATCTCCAGCATGTCCAAAAGGCAAAAGAGTTAGTTGATATCCCAATCATTGCCAGCCTCAATGGGTCTACGCCGGGGGGATGGGTAGACTATGCGCGGCAAATCGAACAAGCGGGCGCAGATGCCCTTGAACTGAACATCTACTTTGTCCCCACCGATATCGACATCATCGGTTCCAGCGTAGAGCAGCGGTATATCGACATCTTGCAAGCAGTCAAAGCAGCGGTGACGATTCCTGTGGCGGTGAAGCTCAGTCCCTATTTCAGTAACCTGGCGTACATGGCGAATCGCCTGTCCGAAGCCGGAGCTAACAGCTTAGTACTCTTTAACCGCTTCTACCAACCCGACATCGATATTGAGGAACTGGATGTCTATCCCCATGTCCTGTTGAGCACTCCCTACGATATGCGTCTGCCCATGCGCTGGATTGCCATTCTCCACGGACGAATCAACGCCGACTTTGCAGCATCAGGGGGGATTCAAAAAGGCCCTGATGTTGTCCGAATGCTGATGGCTGGTGCGAACGTTACCCTCATTGTGGGAGCGCTACTGCGGCATGGAATTGATCACCTGCGAGAGATAGAGCGGGAACTGCGCGTTTGGATGGAGGATAACGACTATGCCTCGGTTCAAGACATGCGCGGTATTATGAGTCAGCTCAAATGTCCGAACCCCAGCGAGTTCGAGCGGGTTCATTACATGAAGGCGATTCAAACCTACCACCCCACATGGAGTAATTCCGTGGGTATCTCTCACTTTTTTGGCTGA
- the nifJ gene encoding pyruvate:ferredoxin (flavodoxin) oxidoreductase, whose amino-acid sequence MTLAIDQTSAKVAQLATLDGNEAVARVAYRLSEVVAIYPITPASPMGEWADAWSAAQQPNLWGSVPSVVQLQSEAGVAGAVHGALQAGSLTTTFTASQGLLLMLPNLYKIAGELTPMVLHVAARSLAAQALSIFGDHSDVMAARSTGVAMLCSASVQEAQDFAAIATRATLESRLPFIHFFDGFRTSHEIQKIRLLSEDDLRALIPMSLILAHRARALTPDRPVLRGTAQNPDVYFQARETVNPYYEACPAIVQAAMDEFARRTGRQYQLYEYEGDPNATRVIVLMGSGCETVHETVDYLNTQGEKVGVLKVRLYRPLDIPRFLAALPQSVEAIAVLDRTKEPGSAGEPLYLDVVNALMEGDRASVRVVGGRYGLSSKEFTPAMVNAVFDNLKAAKPKNHFTIGINDDVSHTSLVYDPSLCIEPDNVVRALFYGLGSDGTVGANKNSIKIIGEDTDNYAQGYFVYDSKKSGSVTISHLRFGAQPIRSTYLITSANFIACHQWEFVHKFNLLETAKPGATFLINSPYSPEETWTHLPALLRDQILQKQLKVYVVDASQVARDAGMGGRINTVMQVCFFALAGVLPRDEAIAQIKRMIHKTYSKKGEVVVEMNLKAVDQTLDHLYEVVPTALPPSELSVGEEQGTIPETAPTFVRDVLGKIMARQGDDLPVSALPIDGTYPTGTSKWEKRNIAQEIPVWDPEVCVQCAKCVLVCPHGVIRAKVYEPDRLADAPETFKHTDARDHAWTGLQFSLQVAAEDCTGCSLCVEVCPAKNRKEPRLKAINMEDQRPLREAERQNWDFFLNLPNPDRNSLNLHKISHQQMQEPLFEFSGACGGCGETPYLKLATQLFGDRMMVANATGCSSIYGGNLPTTPWTHNAEGRGPAWSNSLFEDNAEFGLGFRVSIDKQQQQAQELLRNLAFETEGVTLHHDLANAILTATQTDEADIFEQRDRVAHLKDLLKTEIDRLSGDQAIRDQLQSLLSLSDYLVKKSVWIIGGDGWAYDIGYGGLDHVIASGRNVNILVLDTEVYSNTGGQMSKATPLGAIAKFAAGGKPMSKKDLGLIAMTYGNVYVASVAMGAKDEHTVRAFLEAESYDGPSLIIAYSHCIAHGIDMATGMQQQKAAVASGQWLLYRYDPRRRDEGKNPLQLDGRSPHMPLEKYLYAENRFKMLTRSHPEQAKAFLEQSKHNVSTRWHFYQYLAERSESPSHDSSTEE is encoded by the coding sequence ATGACTCTAGCTATCGATCAAACCTCGGCCAAAGTGGCTCAACTTGCGACTTTAGATGGTAACGAGGCTGTCGCACGAGTAGCCTATCGCCTAAGTGAAGTGGTTGCCATCTATCCCATTACCCCCGCTTCTCCCATGGGAGAGTGGGCGGATGCGTGGTCTGCGGCACAGCAGCCTAACCTTTGGGGATCCGTTCCCTCGGTGGTGCAACTGCAAAGTGAGGCTGGAGTGGCCGGAGCGGTTCACGGTGCGCTACAAGCCGGATCGCTGACAACGACCTTTACCGCCTCCCAGGGACTCCTCCTGATGTTGCCCAATCTTTACAAGATTGCGGGTGAACTCACACCGATGGTGCTTCACGTTGCGGCGCGATCCCTGGCGGCACAGGCTCTCTCGATCTTTGGTGATCATAGCGATGTGATGGCAGCCCGTAGTACGGGCGTAGCTATGCTGTGTTCCGCCTCGGTTCAAGAAGCGCAGGACTTTGCGGCGATCGCCACTCGCGCCACGTTAGAGTCTCGCCTGCCCTTTATCCACTTCTTCGACGGGTTCCGCACCTCCCACGAAATTCAAAAAATTCGGCTCCTCTCGGAAGACGATCTCCGGGCGTTAATCCCCATGTCTCTGATCCTGGCGCATCGGGCACGGGCGCTCACTCCCGATCGCCCCGTGCTTCGCGGTACGGCACAAAATCCCGATGTCTACTTCCAGGCGCGGGAAACGGTGAATCCCTACTATGAAGCATGTCCGGCCATCGTGCAGGCCGCGATGGATGAGTTCGCCCGTCGCACAGGTCGCCAGTATCAGCTCTACGAATACGAAGGTGATCCCAATGCGACACGGGTGATTGTGCTGATGGGATCGGGCTGTGAAACCGTACATGAAACCGTGGATTACCTGAATACTCAAGGGGAAAAGGTCGGCGTCTTAAAGGTGCGGTTATATCGTCCCCTAGACATCCCTCGTTTCCTGGCTGCCTTGCCCCAAAGCGTGGAGGCGATCGCCGTTCTAGATCGCACCAAGGAACCCGGAAGTGCGGGCGAACCGCTCTATTTAGATGTGGTCAATGCTCTGATGGAGGGCGATCGCGCCTCGGTACGGGTTGTGGGCGGACGCTACGGGTTGTCCTCTAAAGAATTTACACCTGCCATGGTGAACGCCGTCTTTGACAATCTCAAAGCCGCTAAACCGAAAAATCATTTCACCATCGGCATTAACGACGATGTCAGCCATACCTCGTTAGTCTACGATCCTAGCCTTTGCATCGAACCCGATAATGTCGTGCGTGCTCTCTTCTATGGGTTAGGCTCCGATGGAACCGTGGGCGCTAACAAAAACTCCATCAAGATTATTGGGGAAGATACCGACAACTACGCCCAGGGCTACTTTGTCTATGACTCTAAGAAATCCGGTTCCGTGACAATTTCGCACCTGCGGTTTGGCGCACAGCCGATTCGCTCCACCTATTTAATTACCAGTGCCAATTTCATCGCTTGCCATCAGTGGGAATTTGTCCATAAGTTTAATCTTCTGGAAACCGCAAAACCGGGAGCAACCTTCCTCATCAATAGTCCCTACTCGCCAGAAGAGACCTGGACACATCTACCCGCTTTGCTTCGGGATCAGATTCTTCAAAAACAGCTTAAGGTCTACGTGGTGGATGCCTCTCAGGTTGCCCGCGACGCCGGGATGGGGGGACGGATCAATACGGTCATGCAGGTTTGCTTCTTTGCATTGGCGGGCGTGTTGCCCCGTGACGAGGCGATCGCCCAAATTAAGCGCATGATCCACAAGACCTACAGCAAGAAGGGCGAGGTCGTGGTTGAGATGAACTTGAAAGCGGTTGACCAAACCCTAGATCATCTATATGAAGTTGTTCCGACAGCGTTACCCCCATCGGAACTCTCAGTCGGCGAGGAACAGGGGACGATCCCTGAAACGGCTCCGACCTTTGTCCGGGACGTGCTGGGTAAAATCATGGCGCGTCAAGGGGACGATCTGCCTGTGAGTGCCCTTCCCATCGATGGCACCTATCCCACGGGCACGTCCAAATGGGAAAAACGCAACATTGCCCAAGAGATTCCCGTTTGGGATCCGGAGGTTTGTGTGCAGTGTGCGAAATGTGTCCTCGTCTGTCCCCACGGGGTCATTCGCGCCAAGGTCTACGAGCCGGATCGACTCGCCGATGCTCCAGAGACCTTTAAGCACACCGACGCCCGCGATCACGCCTGGACAGGACTCCAGTTTTCACTCCAGGTGGCGGCGGAAGACTGCACAGGCTGTAGTCTCTGTGTTGAGGTCTGTCCGGCGAAGAATCGCAAAGAACCCAGACTGAAAGCGATCAATATGGAGGATCAGCGACCGCTGCGGGAGGCTGAGCGGCAGAACTGGGATTTCTTCCTAAACCTACCAAATCCGGATCGCAATAGCCTCAATCTCCACAAGATTAGCCATCAGCAAATGCAAGAGCCTCTATTTGAGTTCTCTGGCGCGTGCGGAGGCTGCGGCGAAACGCCCTACCTGAAGCTAGCAACCCAACTCTTTGGCGATCGCATGATGGTGGCCAACGCCACGGGATGTTCCTCCATCTACGGCGGCAACTTGCCCACCACACCGTGGACTCACAACGCCGAAGGACGGGGACCAGCATGGTCAAACTCTCTCTTTGAAGATAACGCTGAATTTGGTTTAGGCTTCCGGGTATCCATTGATAAACAACAGCAGCAGGCGCAGGAATTACTCCGTAACCTTGCCTTTGAAACCGAAGGCGTTACCCTGCACCACGACCTGGCAAACGCGATTCTCACGGCGACCCAAACCGATGAAGCGGATATCTTTGAACAGCGCGATCGCGTCGCCCACTTGAAAGATCTGCTTAAAACCGAGATTGATCGACTCAGTGGCGATCAGGCGATCCGTGATCAACTCCAGAGTCTCCTATCGTTATCCGACTATCTGGTGAAGAAGAGTGTTTGGATCATCGGTGGCGATGGCTGGGCCTATGACATTGGCTATGGCGGGCTGGATCATGTGATTGCCAGCGGTCGCAATGTCAACATCCTGGTGCTGGATACGGAGGTCTATTCCAACACCGGAGGCCAAATGTCGAAGGCAACACCGTTAGGGGCGATCGCCAAGTTTGCGGCAGGGGGTAAACCCATGTCGAAGAAAGACTTGGGACTCATCGCCATGACCTACGGCAATGTTTACGTGGCCAGTGTGGCAATGGGCGCGAAAGATGAACACACAGTACGTGCCTTCCTCGAAGCCGAATCCTACGATGGTCCCTCGTTGATCATTGCCTATTCCCACTGCATTGCCCACGGTATCGATATGGCCACTGGCATGCAGCAGCAAAAGGCCGCCGTTGCATCGGGGCAGTGGCTCCTCTATCGCTACGATCCCCGTCGTCGGGATGAGGGTAAAAATCCATTACAACTGGATGGGCGATCGCCCCACATGCCCTTGGAAAAATACCTCTATGCTGAGAATCGCTTCAAGATGCTCACTCGTAGCCATCCGGAACAGGCGAAAGCATTTCTAGAGCAATCGAAACACAACGTCAGCACTCGATGGCACTTCTACCAGTATCTTGCTGAACGTTCCGAGTCCCCATCCCATGATTCATCAACGGAGGAGTAG
- a CDS encoding 6-phosphofructokinase — MSQSKKIGILTSGGDCPGLNAAIRAVVKCATQKGWEMYGIPYGTDGFIGVHEGRYRPEDLKLRAHGYDMPGLLQGLDILQFLSGSILGSLSRGHPEQEGVAEKILGGYQQLGLDAIITIGGDGSLDIIHDLAQRGGWNLVAIPKTIDNDVPLTERTLGFDTAISTVTTAVYDLTFTAASHDRIMIVQAMGRDAGHLALHSGIAGGADIILIPELVPAVTTTVLDSMCEHISHLRQEGRKFALVVVSEGVRTAAGKREKYIGDYVAEQLRIRSQELCTSGNSTFCGLTDIDTRSTVLGHIQRSGTPSASDRLLANAFGTMAIQLIEAEHYNQLVVWANGKVCSRSLDEVIPCIKQCHREKRCSNPVKPDDMMVLVARSLGIYLGEPIIPDSTAEHASSLEKDCVILV; from the coding sequence ATGAGCCAATCAAAAAAAATTGGAATTCTGACTAGCGGAGGAGATTGTCCGGGGCTGAATGCAGCTATCCGTGCCGTCGTGAAATGCGCGACGCAAAAGGGATGGGAGATGTATGGCATCCCCTACGGTACGGATGGGTTTATCGGAGTCCATGAGGGACGCTATCGTCCGGAGGATTTGAAGCTTCGTGCCCACGGCTATGATATGCCGGGTCTCCTGCAAGGATTGGACATTCTCCAATTTCTCAGTGGGAGTATTCTGGGATCGCTGAGTCGAGGTCATCCTGAACAAGAAGGGGTCGCAGAAAAGATTCTCGGTGGCTATCAACAACTCGGTCTAGATGCGATTATTACCATTGGCGGAGACGGTAGCCTCGATATCATCCACGATTTAGCTCAACGGGGAGGCTGGAATCTGGTTGCAATCCCGAAAACGATTGATAACGACGTTCCCTTGACAGAACGGACGTTAGGATTTGACACCGCAATCAGCACCGTTACTACGGCTGTTTACGACCTCACCTTTACGGCAGCCAGCCACGATCGCATCATGATCGTGCAGGCAATGGGACGGGATGCAGGACATTTAGCCCTCCATAGCGGTATTGCAGGGGGTGCGGATATTATCCTGATTCCAGAGTTGGTTCCGGCGGTGACCACGACCGTTCTAGACTCGATGTGCGAGCATATTAGCCACCTTCGTCAAGAGGGACGGAAGTTTGCGCTTGTAGTCGTATCGGAAGGGGTGAGAACAGCAGCAGGCAAACGCGAAAAATATATTGGGGATTACGTCGCAGAACAGTTACGAATCCGCAGTCAGGAACTCTGTACATCGGGTAACTCTACCTTTTGTGGTCTGACTGATATTGATACCCGTTCGACGGTGCTGGGTCATATTCAGCGGAGTGGGACTCCGTCTGCCTCCGATCGCCTTCTTGCCAATGCCTTTGGGACGATGGCGATTCAGCTCATTGAGGCGGAACACTACAATCAACTGGTGGTGTGGGCTAATGGCAAAGTCTGTAGCCGATCGCTCGATGAGGTGATTCCTTGTATTAAGCAATGCCATCGGGAAAAACGATGTTCAAACCCCGTGAAACCGGATGACATGATGGTTTTGGTGGCGCGATCGCTCGGTATCTACCTAGGAGAACCGATCATCCCCGATTCTACGGCTGAACACGCTTCTTCTCTTGAAAAAGATTGTGTGATTCTGGTTTAA
- a CDS encoding hydrogenase formation protein HypD: protein MKFVDEYRDGAIARDYAQAIASITTQPWTIMEICGGQTHSIVKFGLDQLLPTSMTLIHGPGCPVCVTAAEMIDQAIALAQRPDVILCSFGD, encoded by the coding sequence ATGAAGTTTGTAGATGAATACCGAGATGGGGCGATCGCCCGTGACTATGCCCAAGCGATCGCCTCGATCACCACTCAACCGTGGACGATCATGGAGATCTGTGGTGGACAAACCCACAGCATCGTCAAATTTGGCTTAGATCAGCTTTTACCTACTTCCATGACGCTGATCCACGGCCCTGGTTGTCCGGTCTGTGTCACCGCTGCGGAGATGATCGATCAGGCGATCGCCCTGGCTCAGCGTCCTGATGTAATTCTCTGTTCCTTTGGCGATAT
- the hypA gene encoding hydrogenase maturation nickel metallochaperone HypA — protein MHELSLMEETIAIALNYAHQHHAHKIHRIHMRVGQLSGVVPDALQFAFDVAVKGTMAESAHFSMEMLPVVCDCAMCNQPFEPDDPWVYQCPRCQHYSSAILQGKELEIASLEVS, from the coding sequence ATGCATGAATTGAGTTTGATGGAAGAGACCATTGCGATCGCCCTGAACTATGCCCACCAACACCATGCCCACAAAATCCATCGTATTCATATGCGGGTGGGGCAGCTTTCCGGAGTTGTGCCCGATGCATTGCAGTTTGCGTTTGATGTTGCAGTCAAAGGGACGATGGCAGAAAGCGCTCACTTTTCGATGGAAATGCTTCCTGTAGTTTGCGATTGTGCGATGTGTAATCAGCCGTTTGAACCGGATGATCCCTGGGTTTATCAATGTCCCCGCTGTCAGCACTATAGCTCTGCCATTTTGCAGGGCAAAGAACTTGAAATTGCGTCCTTGGAGGTCTCTTAA
- a CDS encoding hydrogenase maturation protease: MRALVIGYGNRLRGDDGVGTTIAEIVETWQFPGVGAIAPHQLTPELADSLSQVDMAFFVDASWDLPAGEVSVTPVYSMEHELIVSHYATPSGLLSLARSLYGCAPDAWWVQIGIKDTALGERFSTPVERAIPVALEKVRSHLERMSPIATSQR; this comes from the coding sequence ATGAGAGCGTTAGTGATTGGCTACGGTAATCGGTTGCGAGGGGATGATGGAGTGGGAACTACAATCGCTGAAATCGTTGAAACCTGGCAGTTTCCTGGTGTAGGGGCGATCGCCCCCCATCAGCTTACGCCGGAACTAGCGGATTCTCTATCTCAGGTGGATATGGCTTTCTTTGTCGACGCGAGTTGGGATCTTCCGGCTGGAGAGGTCAGCGTTACTCCCGTTTATTCGATGGAGCATGAGCTCATCGTCAGCCATTATGCGACTCCCTCTGGATTGCTGTCGTTGGCTCGGTCTCTCTATGGATGTGCGCCGGATGCGTGGTGGGTGCAGATTGGGATTAAGGATACGGCTTTGGGGGAGCGGTTTTCAACACCTGTAGAACGAGCGATCCCGGTGGCGTTGGAGAAAGTGCGATCGCATCTAGAAAGAATGTCACCTATTGCAACCTCTCAACGGTGA